In one Corythoichthys intestinalis isolate RoL2023-P3 chromosome 16, ASM3026506v1, whole genome shotgun sequence genomic region, the following are encoded:
- the LOC130904347 gene encoding neurogenic differentiation factor 2-like, whose product MLTRLFNDPSLLPDVQKYSGWADDSDDDKMKEEDGDARDNVDASTGARVGSRTHSEHAGDGDEEEDEEEEDDDDDGADEEDDEGGGGGCGGGGCEDAAEGERPKKRGPKKRKMTQARIERSKLRRIKANARERTRMHDLNSALDNLRKVVPCYSKTQKLSKIETLRLAKNYIWALSEILRSGKRPDLVSYVQTLCKGLSQPTTNLVAGCLQLNSRNFLTEQQCPEGARYGAGSFAVHSYPYPCARLASPHPHAHCRQGSNSHPLGSHGYCSAYESSYGGGSPEYSSPAEYDGPSLSPPLCVNGNFALKHQGAASPDRDKAYHYSMHYSGLPGSRPGAGGGGGGGAHNLLFGSSGGRGGIHSENVLPYHDVHAHLHHERAPAAYDELNAFFHN is encoded by the coding sequence ATGTTGACGAGGCTCTTCAACGACCCCTCGCTGCTCCCCGACGTGCAGAAATATTCCGGCTGGGCGGACGACAGCGACGACGACAAGATGAAAGAGGAGGACGGAGACGCGCGGGACAACGTGGACGCTTCGACGGGGGCGCGGGTCGGCAGCCGGACGCACTCGGAGCACGCCGGGGACGGCGACGAGGAGGAggacgaggaggaggaggacgacgacgacgacgggGCGGATGAGGAGGACGACgagggcggcggcggcggctgcGGGGGCGGCGGCTGCGAAGACGCGGCGGAGGGCGAGCGCCCCAAGAAGCGGGGCCCCAAGAAGCGCAAGATGACGCAGGCCCGCATCGAGCGCTCCAAGTTGCGGCGCATCAAGGCCAACGCTCGCGAGCGCACGCGAATGCACGACCTCAACTCGGCGCTGGACAACCTGCGCAAGGTGGTGCCCTGCTATTCCAAGACTCAGAAACTGTCGAAAATCGAGACCCTGCGCCTGGCCAAGAACTACATCTGGGCGCTCTCGGAGATCCTGCGTTCGGGGAAGCGGCCCGACCTGGTGTCCTACGTGCAGACCCTGTGCAAAGGTCTCTCGCAGCCCACCACCAACCTGGTGGCCGGCTGCCTGCAGCTCAATTCGCGCAACTTTTTGACGGAGCAGCAGTGTCCCGAGGGGGCTCGCTACGGCGCGGGCTCCTTCGCCGTGCACTCGTACCCGTACCCGTGCGCCCGGCTGGCCAGCCCGCACCCGCACGCGCACTGCCGCCAGGGCTCCAACTCGCACCCGCTGGGCTCGCACGGCTACTGCTCGGCGTACGAGTCGTCTTACGGCGGCGGCTCCCCGGAATACAGCAGCCCTGCAGAGTACGACGGTCCCTCCCTCAGTCCCCCGCTGTGCGTCAACGGGAACTTTGCCCTCAAGCACCAAGGCGCGGCGTCGCCCGACCGCGACAAGGCCTACCACTACTCTATGCACTACTCGGGCCTGCCCGGCTCCAGGCCCGGTGCCGGCGGCGGCGGTGGCGGCGGCGCTCACAACCTGCTGTTCGGCTCCTCGGGGGGCCGCGGCGGCATTCACTCGGAAAACGTCCTGCCTTACCACGACGTGCACGCGCACTTGCACCACGAGCGCGCGCCCGCCGCCTACGACGAACTCAACGCCTTTTTCCACAACTGA